One Sphaeramia orbicularis chromosome 21, fSphaOr1.1, whole genome shotgun sequence DNA window includes the following coding sequences:
- the LOC115412912 gene encoding high affinity cGMP-specific 3',5'-cyclic phosphodiesterase 9A codes for METKIIYFTVNGRPEQAEFTVDCPAQDVKDLFRSAAEAGPHDILKLYNPKGNIINISPRLEPNSPNSRYKLEVVAADCNSEPLGAELAGALGFDLLSMEKRLQGLEKKILIEAGETPAVVYEMKKQVDSFREKLESVEHLSWLGLFKDLSEGTHKPSPFYHKRTLRKTREECEHVREKFLQMSSLEVSEEVRQYLKTPTFDNWQWEDSEIMVLLQVMYTDLDFIAAFNIEPEVLQQFLFEVYRRYNNIPFHNFKHCFCVTQMMYGLIWLTNLRSQMESIDLLIMLTSAVCHDLDHTGYNNAYQINARTELALRYNDISPLENHHCAVAFEILEKTEYNIFRNVSTDQYKRIREGIIKCILATDMTRHNEILNKFKSILPTFDFNNKDHRDVLMMILIKVSDISNEARPMEVAEPWLDCLLQEFYNQSDMEKLEGLPVTPFMDRDKVTKPSSQTGFIRFVLLPLFIELANLFPCLEQHIIDPVRKALNYYTEMEKALEQEKQNRAQSSTESQTGPGPETSKAESK; via the exons ATTTGTTCCGTTCTGCAGCCGAGGCAGGACCCcatgacattttgaagctgtacaACCCTAAAGGCAACATCATTAACATCTCCCCGAGACTGGAGCCCAACAGCCCGAACTCCCGCTACAAGCTGGAGGTGGTGGCTGCCGACTGCAACAGTGAGCCGTTAG GTGCAGAGCTTGCCGGTGCACTAGGATTTGACCTGTTATCCATGGAGAAAAG ACTGCAGGGTCTggagaagaagatcctgatcgaGGCTGGAGAGACTCCTGCAGTCGTGTATGAGATGAAGAAACAGGTGGATTCATTCAGAGAGAAACTGGAG aGTGTGGAGCACCTCAGCTGGCTGGGATTATTCAAAGATCTGTCAGAGGGAACACACAAACCTTCTCCGTTTTACCACAAGAGAACGTTGCGTAAAACCAGAGAGGAGTGTGAGCACGTACGCGAGAAGTTCCTTCAGATGAG CTCCCTGGAGGTATCTGAGGAAGTGAGGCAGTACTTAAAGACTCCCACATTTGATAACTG GCAGTGGGAGGATTCAGAGATCATGGTTCTCCTACAGGTCATGTACACAGACTTGGATTTCATCGCAGCCTTTAACATCGAACCTGAGGTTTTACAGCAGTTCCTGTTCGAAGTATATCGAAGATACAACAACATACCCTTCCACAACTTCAAACACTGCTTCTGTGTTACCCAGATG ATGTACGGTTTGATCTGGTTGACCAATCTGAGGAGTCAGATGGAAAGCATCGACCTGCTGATCATGTTGACCTCTGCAGTCTGCCATGACCTCGACCACACAGGATACAACAACGCCTACCAG ATAAACGCTCGGACTGAACTGGCTCTTCGCTACAATGACATCTCTCCTCTGGAAAACCACCACTGTGCTGTAGCGTTTGAGATTCTAGAGAAG ACAGAGTACAACATCTTCAGAAACGTGTCCACGGATCAGTACAAACGGATAAGAGAGGGGATCATAAA ATGCATTCTGGCTACAGATATGACACGGCACAATGAGATCCTCAACAAGTTCAAGTCCATCCTTCCAACTTTTGACTTTAACAACAAGGACCACAGAGATGTG CTGATGATGATCCTTATCAAAGTGAGCGACATCTCTAATGAGGCTCGACCCATGGAGGTGGCCGAGCCCTGGTTGGACTGTCTTCTGCAGGAGTTTTACAACCAG AGTGACATGGAGAAGCTGGAGGGTCTTCCGGTGACCCCCTTCATGGATCGGGACAAAGTCACCAAGCCGTCGTCTCAAACCGGCTTCATCAGATTTGTCCTTCTGCCCCTCTTCATCGAGCTGGCCAACCTCTTCCCATGCCTGGAG CAACATATTATCGACCCTGTCCGAAAGGCTCTGAACTACTACACAGAAATGGAAAAAGCACTGGAGCAGGAGAAACAGaaccgggctcaaagctccactgaaagccagactggacctggacctgaaacCTCGAAAGCAGAATCAAAGTGA